In the Scomber japonicus isolate fScoJap1 chromosome 18, fScoJap1.pri, whole genome shotgun sequence genome, one interval contains:
- the rpl23 gene encoding 60S ribosomal protein L23 encodes MSKRGRGGSSGAKFRISLGLPVGAVINCADNTGAKNLYIISVKGIKGRLNRLPAAGVGDMVMATVKKGKPELRKKVHPAVVIRQRKSYRRKDGVFLYFEDNAGVIVNNKGEMKGSAITGPVAKECADLWPRIASNAGSIA; translated from the exons ATGTCCAAGAGAG GACGTGGTGGTTCGTCTGGAGCCAAGTTCCGCATCTCACTGGGTCTCCCAGTGGGAGCGGTCATCAACTGCGCTGACAACACAG GCGCTAAGAACCTGTACATCATCTCTGTGAAAGGCATCAAGGGGCGTCTGAACCGTCTGCCTGCTGCAGGAGTAGGTGACAtggtcatggcaacagtgaagaAAGGCAAGCCAGAGCTCAGGAAGAAGG tgcATCCTGCGGTGGTGATACGGCAGCGGAAGTCGTATCGGCGAAAAGACGGCGTGTTCCTATACTTTGAAGACAATGCGGGGGTCATAGTCAACAATAAAGGAGAAATGAAAG gtTCAGCCATCACAGGCCCAGTTGCTAAAGAGTGCGCTGACCTTTGGCCCAGGATTGCCTCCAACGCTGGCAGCATAGCCTGA
- the si:dkey-283b1.7 gene encoding von Willebrand factor C domain-containing protein 2-like has translation MSHRHRALSCCLLHALLLLLLPHGPGRVAELAVAAEYSSKSDLDYEFGDYRGKWCIDDHGFVYGIGEIYYPSPTACPCTCTVDGPVCVRPKCRRIHPQCTRIRYKACCPVCEAMARVCVYRGKTYRLLEEFRLSRCERCRCEANREVYCTISDCPAPHCVNPTYEANHCCPVCKAGPNCFAGNRVIPAGERVNIDERTVCYCTYRDGTWHTHPQATCEQRPQPSPPPGPRTEAPGDEDPSGRGGRPYIPRLDLIP, from the exons ATGAGCCACCGGCACCGTGCGCTCAGCTGCTGTCTCCTCCACgcgttgctgctgttgctgctgccgcACGGTCCGGGGCGCGTTGCGGAGCTCGCGGTGGCGGCGGAGTACTCTTCCAAAAGCGACTTGGACTACGAGTTCGGGGACTACCGGGGCAAGTGGTGCATCGACGACCACGGTTTTGTTTACGGCATCGGAGAGATTTATTACCCGAGCCCCACTGCGTGTCCGTGCACTTGCACCGTGGACGGTCCGGTGTGCGTCCGACCCAAGTGTCGTCGCATCCACCCCCAGTGCACGAGGATCAGGTATAAGGCATGCTGTCCGGTGTGCGAGGCTATGGCCAGGGTCTGTGTCTACAGGGGCAAAACGTACCGGCTCCTAGAGGAGTTCAGG TTGTCCAGGTGTGAGCGATGTCGCTGTGAGGCCAACAGAGAGGTGTACTGCACCATTTCGGACTGCCCCGCCCCTCATTGTGTCAACCCCACCTACGAAGCCAACCACTGCTGCCCCGTCTGTAAGGCTG GTCCCAACTGTTTTGCCGGGAACAGGGTGATCCCGGCCGGGGAGCGAGTGAACATTGACGAGCGGACAGTGTGCTACTGCACCTACCGGGACGGGACGTGGCACACCCACCCTCAGGCCACCTGTGAGCAACGGCCCCAACCCAGCCCACCGCCCGGCCCCCGCACCGAGGCCCCTGGGGATGAGGACCCCAGTGGTAGAGGTGGGAGGCCATATATTCCCAGACTGGATCTGATACCGTGA